A genomic stretch from Aminobacter aminovorans includes:
- a CDS encoding lipid kinase, with protein sequence MQQSKGKRAMLIVNPRARRGGGSIDAARQVLIDAGLEIEEMATSKDENASELISRHADHFDIAIVGGGDGTLNNAAAGLTHSGLTLGVLPLGTANDFARTMGIAPDPVKAAEVIAAGHQTTVDLGEVNGHLFFNVASIGFSAELAGELTEHAKKRWGTLGYGIVAARLLMRSRLFTCYVDHDDTTEKIRTMQVSVGNGRHYGGGMTVEETATADDGWLDLYSLEVDHWWRLLRLLPSLRKGTQGQWDDVRAFKTTEVTIRTKQPRPVNTDGELVTWTPAHFRIRPKSVNVFVPKD encoded by the coding sequence GTGCAGCAGTCCAAGGGCAAGCGCGCGATGCTGATCGTCAATCCGCGCGCCCGCCGTGGCGGCGGGTCGATCGATGCCGCCCGCCAGGTGCTGATCGATGCCGGCCTCGAAATCGAGGAAATGGCGACCAGCAAGGACGAGAACGCCTCGGAGCTGATTTCGCGCCACGCCGATCATTTCGACATCGCCATCGTCGGTGGTGGCGACGGCACCCTCAACAATGCGGCTGCCGGCCTTACCCATTCCGGCCTGACACTGGGCGTGCTGCCGCTCGGCACCGCCAATGATTTCGCCCGCACGATGGGCATTGCGCCGGACCCGGTGAAGGCGGCGGAGGTCATTGCCGCCGGCCACCAGACGACTGTCGATCTCGGCGAGGTCAACGGCCATCTGTTCTTCAATGTCGCCAGCATCGGCTTCAGCGCCGAACTGGCGGGCGAGCTCACCGAGCACGCCAAGAAGCGGTGGGGCACGCTCGGCTACGGCATCGTCGCGGCCAGGCTGTTGATGCGCTCGCGCCTGTTCACCTGTTATGTCGATCATGACGACACCACCGAAAAGATCCGCACCATGCAGGTCTCGGTCGGCAACGGTCGCCATTATGGCGGCGGCATGACCGTCGAGGAGACCGCGACCGCCGACGACGGCTGGCTCGATCTCTACAGCCTCGAGGTCGACCACTGGTGGCGGCTGCTCAGGCTTTTGCCCAGCCTGCGCAAGGGCACGCAAGGCCAATGGGACGACGTCCGCGCCTTCAAGACGACCGAAGTGACGATCCGCACCAAGCAGCCGCGTCCGGTCAATACCGACGGCGAGCTGGTGACCTGGACGCCGGCACATTTCCGCATCCGACCCAAATCGGTGAACGTGTTCGTGCCCAAGGACTGA
- a CDS encoding ABC transporter ATP-binding protein/permease, whose product MPGQSFIQTNREPLAADVDGGFFDHLRMARQALAGSPVRRTLVWPGLSILAVILATSAGQIVLNRWNKPFYDALENRDLDAFLHQLTIFAAIAGCLLVLNVGQQWLNQMIRLKLREGLTLDLITEWLRPGRAFRLANAGAVGVNPDQRMQQDAGHLADLTTDLAIGLLQASILLVSFVGVLWSLSSGFVFHISERSFSIPGYMVWAAIVYAGSASLLSWLVGRPLISQNAERYSREAELRFSMVRINQNIDAISLARGEADEKRRLELDLAGVLTALRRIFTTQINLGWVTDGYGWFTVVAPILVAAPVYFAGDISFGGLMMAVSAFNQVHASLRWFINNVGAIADWRATLMRVGVIRQVLVATDTLHDEQQRIDIGESSDGSLAFEDVELVSPSGCIRLSEPHVRVGPGERLQVTGEAGAGKTLLFRALAGLWPWGKGRIELPAGKQIAFLPRISYLPPGTLREVLAYPASGAVLKDKDFAEALAAVGLERLATSLDRVAPWNEELTSDELRLVAFARLRLRKPDWVIVDEAFETLDAAAHSRVKDMFEGELADTGVVYFGPHRHNGGLFGRTVHLAKDKRGPVLKPVRIKDVAKAAAPA is encoded by the coding sequence ATGCCAGGCCAATCGTTCATCCAGACCAATCGCGAGCCTCTGGCAGCAGATGTCGACGGCGGGTTTTTCGACCATCTCAGAATGGCGCGGCAGGCGCTTGCCGGCTCTCCGGTGCGCCGAACACTCGTCTGGCCCGGCCTGTCGATCCTTGCCGTCATCCTGGCGACATCGGCCGGGCAGATCGTGCTCAACCGCTGGAACAAGCCGTTCTACGACGCGCTCGAAAACCGCGACCTCGACGCCTTTCTGCACCAGCTGACGATCTTCGCGGCGATCGCCGGCTGCCTCCTGGTGCTTAATGTCGGCCAGCAATGGCTGAACCAGATGATCCGGCTCAAGCTGCGCGAGGGGCTGACGCTCGACCTCATCACCGAATGGCTGCGCCCTGGCCGTGCCTTCCGCCTCGCCAATGCCGGGGCCGTCGGCGTCAATCCCGACCAGCGCATGCAGCAGGATGCCGGCCACCTCGCTGACCTGACCACCGACCTTGCCATCGGCCTGCTGCAGGCCTCGATCCTGCTGGTGTCCTTCGTCGGCGTGCTGTGGAGCCTGTCGTCCGGCTTCGTCTTCCATATCAGTGAGCGCTCGTTCAGTATCCCTGGCTATATGGTCTGGGCGGCGATCGTCTATGCCGGGTCGGCCTCGTTGCTGAGCTGGCTCGTCGGCCGGCCGCTGATTTCTCAGAACGCCGAGCGTTATTCGCGCGAGGCCGAACTGCGCTTTTCGATGGTCCGCATCAACCAGAACATCGACGCCATATCATTGGCGCGCGGTGAGGCTGACGAAAAGCGCCGGTTGGAGTTGGACCTCGCCGGTGTGCTGACTGCGCTGCGCCGCATCTTTACCACCCAGATCAATCTTGGCTGGGTCACCGACGGCTATGGCTGGTTCACCGTGGTCGCGCCGATCCTTGTCGCGGCACCGGTTTATTTCGCCGGTGATATCAGCTTCGGCGGGCTGATGATGGCGGTCAGCGCCTTCAACCAGGTCCACGCTTCGCTGCGCTGGTTCATCAACAATGTCGGCGCCATCGCCGACTGGCGCGCCACGCTCATGCGCGTCGGCGTGATCCGCCAGGTGCTGGTGGCGACCGATACGCTGCATGACGAGCAACAGCGCATTGACATCGGCGAAAGCAGCGACGGCTCGCTGGCGTTCGAAGATGTCGAGCTGGTCTCGCCGAGCGGCTGCATCAGGCTGTCAGAGCCGCATGTCAGGGTCGGGCCGGGCGAACGCCTGCAGGTCACCGGCGAGGCCGGTGCCGGCAAGACGCTGCTGTTTCGGGCGCTGGCCGGACTGTGGCCGTGGGGCAAGGGCCGTATCGAACTGCCTGCCGGCAAGCAGATCGCCTTCCTGCCGCGCATCTCCTACCTGCCGCCGGGCACGTTGCGCGAGGTGCTGGCCTATCCCGCCAGCGGGGCCGTGCTCAAGGACAAGGATTTTGCCGAAGCGCTCGCTGCCGTTGGACTTGAACGGCTGGCAACTTCGCTCGACCGTGTCGCGCCGTGGAACGAGGAACTGACAAGCGACGAGCTCAGGTTGGTTGCCTTCGCCCGGCTCCGCTTGCGCAAGCCCGACTGGGTGATTGTCGACGAGGCCTTCGAGACGCTCGACGCTGCCGCGCACAGCCGCGTCAAGGACATGTTCGAGGGCGAGCTTGCCGATACAGGCGTCGTCTATTTCGGCCCGCATCGTCACAATGGCGGCCTGTTCGGCCGGACCGTCCACCTCGCCAAGGACAAGCGCGGACCGGTGCTCAAGCCGGTCCGCATCAAGGATGTGGCCAAGGCTGCTGCCCCGGCCTGA
- a CDS encoding MFS transporter, producing MKLISRDNLALGAICLSALMFGLEISSVPVILPTLEHVLQADFQDMQWIMNAYTIACTTVLMATGTLADRYGRKLVFAITVAAFGLTSLMCGLAPNTTVLIISRFLQGMAGGAMFICSIAILSHQFQDARARSSAFAIWGVISGIGLGFGPLIGGLIVALTTWQWVFLVHAPLAVLCLVMAYASVTESRDPQARKLDVAGIVVLSASVFGLTYYITGGNDLGLLSPTALAIAAATIAGLIAFIAVERLHPHPMFDFSVFRIRDFSGAIIGCVGMNFSYWPLMIYLPIYFTIGLGYDSATTGLALLAYTVPFLVMSPVAQFLLLRTSARTIIPLGLFTIGLGFMVMWFGSGLEQAAGATVLAGALISGIGLGLTTTPATNMTTGSVPASRAGMASGIDASARLIALAVNIAVMGLVLVEGILHTLRNALPQAPDTAQLRALAERIAAGGAATPQPLAGPSTLEVPAALAHAALVDGFGWTLLYGGIGVWILAVLSFIVFGPGKAVSDATRPKAQSQVI from the coding sequence ATGAAGCTGATCAGTAGAGATAATCTGGCGCTGGGGGCGATCTGCCTGTCGGCGCTGATGTTCGGCCTCGAGATCTCGAGCGTGCCGGTGATCCTGCCGACGCTCGAACATGTGCTGCAGGCCGACTTCCAGGACATGCAGTGGATCATGAACGCCTACACCATTGCCTGCACGACGGTGCTGATGGCTACGGGGACGCTGGCCGACCGCTATGGCCGCAAGCTGGTCTTCGCCATCACCGTTGCAGCCTTTGGCCTGACATCGCTGATGTGTGGCCTCGCCCCCAACACCACCGTGCTGATCATCAGCCGGTTCCTGCAAGGCATGGCCGGCGGCGCCATGTTCATCTGCTCGATCGCCATTCTCTCGCACCAGTTCCAGGACGCCAGGGCACGCAGCAGCGCCTTCGCCATCTGGGGCGTCATATCGGGCATCGGTCTGGGCTTCGGGCCGCTCATCGGCGGCCTGATCGTCGCCCTGACTACGTGGCAATGGGTGTTCCTGGTCCATGCACCGCTGGCCGTGCTGTGCCTTGTTATGGCCTATGCCAGCGTCACCGAATCGCGCGATCCGCAGGCCAGGAAGCTGGACGTCGCCGGCATCGTCGTCCTGAGTGCATCGGTCTTCGGCCTGACCTACTACATCACAGGAGGCAACGATCTCGGTCTGCTTAGCCCGACCGCACTTGCCATCGCAGCGGCAACCATCGCCGGCCTGATCGCCTTCATCGCTGTTGAGCGCCTGCACCCGCATCCGATGTTCGACTTCTCGGTATTCAGGATCCGCGACTTCTCCGGCGCCATCATCGGCTGCGTCGGCATGAATTTCAGCTACTGGCCGCTGATGATCTACCTGCCGATCTATTTCACCATTGGCCTCGGTTATGACAGCGCAACGACCGGGCTGGCACTGCTCGCCTACACCGTGCCCTTCCTGGTGATGTCGCCTGTCGCGCAGTTCCTTTTGCTGCGCACCAGCGCCCGAACCATCATCCCGCTTGGCCTGTTCACCATCGGCCTTGGCTTCATGGTGATGTGGTTCGGCAGCGGCCTCGAGCAGGCCGCTGGAGCCACTGTGCTGGCTGGCGCCCTGATTTCGGGCATCGGCCTTGGCCTGACGACGACGCCAGCCACCAATATGACCACAGGCTCGGTGCCAGCCAGCCGTGCCGGCATGGCCTCGGGCATCGACGCCAGCGCCAGGCTGATCGCACTGGCCGTCAACATCGCGGTGATGGGCCTGGTGCTTGTCGAAGGCATTCTCCACACGCTGCGAAACGCACTGCCGCAGGCCCCGGATACGGCCCAGTTGCGGGCCCTGGCCGAGCGCATCGCCGCCGGTGGCGCTGCTACGCCGCAGCCACTGGCCGGCCCATCGACGCTGGAGGTGCCGGCAGCATTGGCGCATGCCGCACTCGTCGACGGTTTTGGCTGGACGCTGCTTTATGGCGGCATCGGCGTCTGGATCCTGGCCGTCCTCAGCTTCATTGTCTTCGGGCCAGGCAAGGCGGTCAGCGACGCGACGCGCCCGAAGGCCCAGTCGCAGGTCATCTGA
- a CDS encoding LysR family transcriptional regulator gives MLWLDPEAVRNFVMVAELQSFTRAADAMGSTQAAVSVKLKRLEERVGRKLIERTPRRVRLSAEGALFIDSARAFLVAHDNAVAGLSCGKRRFALGIAGHVAGPEVTTLLARLNQHDPALTIEVQVDNSSNLLDAFDRGKLDAAIVRREDDRRDGEVLGPEHFGWFATPDFHHREGEPIRLAALSRACGVRDLATRTLDDAGIAWVEVFLGGGSSVVTAAVSAGLATAVFSSRLAPPGTVEVSRKFGLPEVPSSEIVLHSTLTDRRSREALRILACAFREHRASGQ, from the coding sequence ATGCTGTGGCTTGACCCGGAAGCGGTACGCAACTTCGTCATGGTGGCCGAGCTGCAGAGTTTCACCCGGGCCGCCGACGCGATGGGCTCGACGCAGGCCGCCGTCTCCGTCAAGCTCAAGCGGCTGGAGGAGCGTGTCGGCCGCAAGCTGATCGAGCGCACGCCGCGGCGCGTACGGCTGTCGGCCGAGGGCGCGCTGTTCATCGATTCGGCACGGGCTTTTCTGGTTGCGCATGACAATGCGGTCGCCGGCCTGTCCTGCGGCAAGCGCCGCTTTGCGCTCGGCATCGCCGGGCATGTCGCCGGTCCAGAGGTGACAACCTTGCTGGCGCGGCTCAACCAGCACGATCCAGCACTGACCATCGAGGTCCAGGTCGACAATTCGAGCAATCTGCTCGACGCCTTCGATCGCGGCAAGCTAGATGCGGCGATCGTCAGGCGCGAGGATGATCGCCGTGATGGCGAGGTGCTGGGGCCGGAGCATTTTGGCTGGTTCGCAACGCCCGACTTCCATCACCGCGAGGGCGAGCCGATACGACTGGCTGCGCTGTCGCGGGCCTGCGGCGTGCGCGATCTCGCCACGCGCACGCTCGACGATGCCGGCATCGCCTGGGTCGAGGTGTTCCTCGGCGGCGGCTCGTCGGTGGTGACGGCGGCTGTTTCAGCCGGTCTTGCGACGGCGGTGTTTTCGAGCCGGCTGGCGCCGCCCGGCACGGTCGAGGTCAGCCGCAAGTTCGGCCTGCCCGAGGTGCCGTCGTCGGAAATCGTGCTGCATTCGACGCTGACCGACCGGCGCTCGCGCGAAGCGCTGCGCATCCTCGCCTGCGCCTTCCGCGAGCACCGCGCGTCGGGGCAATAG
- the metA gene encoding homoserine O-acetyltransferase MetA yields the protein MPIKIPDQLPAREVLVKEGVSVMDEQTALRQDIRPLQIGLLNLMPNKVRTETQIARLIGASPLQVELTLVRIGTHKAKNTSEDHLIAFYQTWEEVKDRKFDGFIITGAPVELLPFEDVTYWDELKQIMDWTMTNVHSPFFICWGAMAAAWHFHRVPKHTLEQKAFGVYRHNNNAPASPYLAGFSDDFAIPVSRWTEVRAADIPEGSGLELLMESEETGPSLLAEEAGNRLYMFNHIEYDSTSLKEEYDRDVAAGVTIAVPHEYYPDDDPQRKPLNRWRSHAHLLFGNWINRVYQTTEYDLETIGKGR from the coding sequence GTGCCGATCAAGATCCCGGATCAACTCCCCGCCCGCGAAGTGCTGGTCAAAGAGGGCGTGTCCGTCATGGACGAGCAAACCGCCTTGCGCCAGGACATCCGTCCGCTGCAGATCGGCCTGCTCAACCTGATGCCCAACAAGGTCAGGACGGAAACCCAGATCGCACGCCTGATCGGCGCGAGCCCGCTTCAGGTGGAGCTGACCCTGGTGCGTATCGGCACCCACAAGGCCAAGAATACGTCTGAGGATCACCTCATCGCCTTCTACCAGACCTGGGAAGAGGTGAAGGACCGCAAGTTCGACGGCTTCATCATCACCGGCGCGCCGGTCGAGCTTCTGCCCTTCGAAGACGTCACCTACTGGGACGAACTCAAGCAGATCATGGACTGGACGATGACCAACGTGCACTCGCCGTTCTTCATCTGCTGGGGCGCGATGGCCGCCGCCTGGCATTTCCACCGCGTGCCCAAGCACACGCTGGAACAAAAGGCGTTCGGCGTCTACCGCCACAACAACAACGCGCCGGCCTCGCCTTACCTCGCCGGCTTCTCGGACGATTTCGCCATTCCGGTGTCGCGCTGGACCGAGGTCCGCGCCGCAGACATTCCCGAGGGCTCCGGCCTTGAACTGCTGATGGAATCGGAAGAAACCGGCCCGAGCCTGCTGGCCGAAGAAGCCGGCAACCGGCTCTACATGTTCAACCACATCGAGTATGACTCGACCTCGCTCAAGGAAGAATATGACCGCGACGTGGCCGCCGGCGTGACCATTGCCGTGCCGCATGAATATTACCCCGACGACGACCCGCAGCGTAAGCCGCTGAACCGCTGGCGCTCGCATGCCCATCTGCTGTTCGGCAACTGGATCAACCGGGTCTACCAGACCACCGAGTACGATCTGGAAACAATCGGCAAGGGTCGCTAG
- the hisC gene encoding histidinol-phosphate transaminase, with protein MTKAPEQIRPEPRAGIMDIAAYVPGKSSAPAGVAKVHKLSSNENPLGASPHAVEAVQRLSHKMEYYPDGSASRLRQAIAATHGLNPANILCTNGSDEVLGLLSQSYLSPGDEAVYTEHGFMVYKIYTQAAGATPVVAREDAEKASVDNIIAAVTPKTRIVFLANPNNPTGTYLPFEEVRRLHAALPKNVLLVLDAAYAEYVRRNDYESGVELVAANENVVMTRTFSKIHGLGGMRIGWIYAPAHIIDVLERMRGPFNVNAAAIEAGVAAMEDRGHVERTVAHNAKWAEWLVAEFEKLGLRVTPSVGNFLLVHFPDDGKHSAAAADDYLTARGYILRRVTGYGFPNALRMTIGTEEANRGVVAALTEFLKS; from the coding sequence ATGACCAAGGCACCCGAGCAGATTCGCCCCGAACCCCGCGCCGGCATCATGGACATCGCAGCCTATGTCCCCGGCAAGAGCTCCGCTCCGGCAGGCGTCGCCAAGGTCCATAAGCTGTCGTCGAACGAAAATCCGCTCGGCGCCTCGCCCCATGCGGTCGAGGCCGTCCAGAGGCTTTCGCATAAGATGGAGTATTATCCCGACGGATCGGCGTCACGCCTGAGGCAGGCGATCGCAGCGACCCATGGGCTCAACCCTGCCAACATCCTGTGCACAAACGGCTCCGACGAAGTGCTGGGCCTGCTGTCCCAGAGCTATCTCTCGCCGGGTGACGAGGCCGTCTACACCGAGCACGGTTTCATGGTCTACAAGATCTATACCCAGGCTGCCGGTGCCACGCCCGTCGTTGCCAGGGAGGATGCCGAGAAGGCCAGCGTCGACAACATCATCGCGGCGGTGACGCCGAAGACCAGGATCGTCTTCCTCGCCAACCCGAACAACCCGACCGGCACCTACCTGCCGTTCGAGGAGGTGCGCCGCCTGCATGCCGCGCTGCCCAAGAACGTGCTGCTCGTCCTCGATGCCGCCTATGCCGAATATGTCCGCCGCAACGACTACGAGTCGGGCGTCGAACTGGTCGCGGCCAACGAAAACGTCGTCATGACGCGCACCTTCTCCAAGATCCACGGCCTCGGCGGAATGCGCATAGGCTGGATCTATGCGCCGGCGCACATCATCGACGTGCTGGAGCGCATGCGCGGTCCCTTCAACGTCAATGCGGCGGCAATCGAAGCCGGCGTCGCGGCGATGGAAGACCGTGGCCATGTCGAGCGCACTGTGGCGCACAATGCCAAGTGGGCGGAATGGCTGGTTGCCGAGTTCGAAAAGCTTGGCCTGCGCGTCACGCCTTCGGTCGGCAATTTCCTGCTGGTGCACTTCCCCGATGACGGCAAGCACTCGGCTGCTGCTGCCGACGACTATCTCACGGCGCGCGGCTATATCCTGCGCAGGGTCACCGGCTACGGTTTCCCCAACGCGCTGCGCATGACCATCGGCACCGAAGAAGCCAATCGCGGCGTCGTTGCCGCCCTCACCGAATTCCTGAAAAGTTGA
- a CDS encoding prephenate/arogenate dehydrogenase family protein, which produces MSQPLFEKIALVGIGLIGSSLARVIRREGLAHHIAISTRSAATLARTEELGLGDSYSTDAKVVVKDADLVIVSVPVGSSEAVAVDIASALKPGAILTDVGSTKASVIAQMAPHVPAGVHFIPGHPLAGTEKSGPDAGFAELFENRWCIFTPLPDTDPVALDKLSEFWRRCGSNIDTMDPEHHDMTLAIVSHLPHIIAYNIVGTADDLESVTKSEVIKYSASGFRDFTRLAASDPTMWRDVCLHNKDAILEMLARFSEDLASLQRAIRWGDGDKLFEMFTRTRAIRRSIIDAGQEVDVPNFGREAIEHPVKG; this is translated from the coding sequence ATGTCCCAACCTCTCTTTGAAAAGATCGCCCTCGTCGGCATCGGCCTGATCGGCTCGTCGCTGGCCCGTGTCATCCGCCGTGAAGGGCTTGCCCATCACATCGCCATCTCCACCCGCAGCGCAGCTACGCTCGCCCGTACCGAGGAACTCGGCCTCGGCGACAGCTACTCGACAGATGCCAAGGTGGTGGTGAAGGATGCCGACCTCGTCATCGTCTCGGTGCCGGTCGGCTCCTCGGAAGCGGTGGCTGTCGACATCGCTTCAGCGCTGAAGCCGGGCGCCATCCTCACCGACGTCGGCTCCACAAAGGCCTCCGTCATCGCGCAGATGGCCCCGCACGTCCCGGCGGGCGTGCACTTCATCCCCGGCCACCCGCTGGCCGGTACCGAGAAGTCGGGTCCGGATGCGGGTTTCGCCGAGCTGTTCGAGAACCGCTGGTGCATCTTCACACCGCTGCCCGATACCGATCCGGTGGCGCTGGACAAGCTGTCGGAGTTCTGGCGCCGCTGCGGCTCCAACATCGACACGATGGACCCTGAGCATCACGACATGACGCTCGCCATCGTCTCGCACCTGCCGCACATCATCGCCTACAACATCGTCGGCACCGCCGACGATCTGGAGTCGGTGACCAAGTCGGAAGTCATCAAGTACTCGGCCTCGGGTTTCCGCGACTTCACCCGTCTGGCGGCTTCCGATCCGACGATGTGGCGCGACGTCTGCCTGCACAACAAGGATGCGATCCTCGAAATGCTGGCGCGGTTCTCCGAAGACCTGGCTTCGCTGCAGCGGGCGATCCGCTGGGGCGACGGCGACAAGCTGTTCGAGATGTTCACCCGCACCCGCGCCATCCGCCGCTCGATCATCGACGCCGGCCAGGAAGTCGACGTGCCGAACTTCGGCCGCGAGGCGATCGAGCATCCGGTTAAGGGGTAG
- a CDS encoding DUF2125 domain-containing protein has protein sequence MPSSQEPRPNSSRRFMWLGLFIVLLFGGYSAGWFWFAGKAESEVRKAIAGVNRDGVSLECANPEIKGFPFRIGLFCDRLDYEDSGRRISASAGSFRTAAQVYQPMHSVLEIDGPLRINAPDLPQLQFDWDLLHASTRIAKPLPERISVETRKLSGQAAFIDGVAKPLFTAEQTQTHLRPNGANIDLAGTFTGLQIDPQAIGGRTLPKLDGSADTSLNNGVALVESRQPVLRGQSGSIRSLTLTTGGTTGVALSGPWSVGDDGLIDADLKVTIQNPRELSRILSQVIPEQSKQFETAFTGLALLGNAPTLPLKIVKGKAMLGFIPLGMVPAVD, from the coding sequence ATGCCGTCAAGTCAGGAACCAAGACCGAATTCCAGCCGCCGCTTCATGTGGCTCGGGCTTTTCATCGTGCTTCTGTTCGGTGGCTATAGCGCCGGATGGTTCTGGTTCGCCGGAAAGGCCGAAAGCGAGGTGCGCAAGGCGATCGCCGGCGTCAACCGCGATGGCGTGTCGCTCGAATGCGCCAACCCCGAGATCAAGGGCTTTCCATTCCGCATCGGGCTATTCTGCGACCGGCTGGACTATGAGGATTCCGGCCGCAGGATTTCGGCGAGCGCCGGCAGTTTCCGCACCGCCGCCCAGGTCTACCAGCCGATGCACTCGGTGCTGGAGATTGACGGCCCGCTCAGGATCAACGCGCCCGACCTGCCGCAACTGCAGTTCGATTGGGACCTGCTGCACGCCAGCACCCGCATCGCCAAACCCCTTCCCGAACGGATTTCGGTCGAAACGCGCAAGCTGTCCGGCCAGGCGGCGTTCATCGACGGCGTTGCAAAGCCGCTGTTCACCGCCGAGCAGACGCAGACGCATCTGCGCCCGAATGGCGCCAACATCGATCTTGCCGGCACCTTCACCGGTCTCCAGATCGACCCGCAGGCAATAGGTGGCCGCACGCTGCCCAAGCTCGACGGCAGCGCCGACACCTCGCTGAACAATGGTGTCGCGCTTGTGGAGAGCAGGCAGCCGGTGCTGCGCGGCCAGTCGGGCAGCATTCGCTCGCTGACGCTGACGACGGGCGGTACGACCGGCGTCGCACTCAGCGGCCCATGGTCGGTCGGCGACGATGGGCTGATCGATGCGGATCTCAAGGTGACGATCCAGAACCCGCGCGAGCTCTCGCGCATCCTGTCTCAGGTCATCCCCGAGCAGAGCAAACAGTTCGAGACCGCGTTCACCGGCCTCGCGCTGCTCGGCAACGCCCCGACCCTGCCGCTGAAGATCGTCAAGGGCAAGGCGATGCTGGGCTTCATTCCGCTCGGCATGGTGCCGGCGGTTGATTAA
- a CDS encoding gamma-glutamylcyclotransferase, with protein sequence MGDFWVFGYGSLMWRPGFAHIETRRARLMGFRRSLCIRSWVHRGTEQRPGLVLGLDRGGSCVGLAFRVPGDLRDEVLAYLRERELVTSVYLERQLAIELDQGEKVEAVCYIADRKHHQYAGNLDAAHAAEIVGGAVGQSGRNEDYVVSTVEHLKALGIRDHWLEEVARLIGKQA encoded by the coding sequence ATGGGCGATTTTTGGGTTTTTGGCTACGGTTCGCTGATGTGGCGGCCAGGTTTCGCGCATATCGAGACGCGCCGTGCCCGGCTGATGGGCTTTCGCCGCTCGCTCTGCATCCGTTCCTGGGTCCATCGCGGCACCGAGCAGCGCCCCGGCCTGGTGCTCGGCCTCGACCGCGGCGGCTCCTGCGTCGGCCTCGCCTTCCGCGTGCCGGGCGATCTCAGGGACGAGGTGCTAGCCTATCTGCGTGAGCGTGAACTGGTCACCAGCGTCTATCTCGAACGCCAACTGGCAATAGAGCTCGACCAGGGCGAAAAGGTCGAGGCGGTCTGCTACATCGCCGACCGCAAGCACCACCAGTATGCCGGCAATCTCGACGCGGCCCACGCCGCCGAAATCGTCGGTGGCGCCGTCGGTCAGTCGGGCCGCAACGAAGACTATGTGGTCAGCACCGTCGAGCATCTCAAGGCGCTCGGCATTCGCGACCACTGGCTCGAAGAAGTGGCGCGGCTCATCGGCAAACAGGCCTGA
- a CDS encoding bifunctional transcriptional activator/DNA repair enzyme AdaA: protein MLFQRPDDDTLYDALIARDAGYDGFAYVGVRTTGVFCRLTCSARKPRRENVQFFDTTAECLHAGFRPCLRCRPMMGSGEAEPLVATLVEALEREPERRWLEADIVAMGLDASTVRRAFKRRFGMSFLEMARLRRLGQAAERLMSGDSVVGAQVEAGFDSGSGFRAAVTRLLGEAPAKLRGKTMLKADWIETPIGPMIAIADQHALHILEFLERKALATEVRKLQAVTGSAIAFGRAAPIDQIEAELSAYFAGTSAEFATRLAPQGTSFERQVWDGLRRVPAGVSVTYSGLAAEIGNPAAVRAVGRANGANPIAIVIPCHRVVGASGDLTGYGGGLWRKRWLLEHERRMTAG from the coding sequence ATGCTGTTCCAACGCCCCGATGACGACACGCTCTACGATGCATTGATTGCCCGTGATGCAGGCTATGACGGCTTTGCCTATGTCGGCGTGCGGACGACCGGCGTCTTCTGCCGGTTGACCTGTTCCGCCCGCAAGCCCAGACGCGAGAACGTGCAGTTTTTCGACACCACGGCCGAATGCCTGCATGCCGGCTTCAGGCCTTGCCTGCGCTGCCGGCCGATGATGGGCTCGGGCGAAGCGGAGCCATTGGTCGCAACGCTGGTCGAAGCACTCGAACGCGAGCCGGAGCGGCGCTGGCTGGAAGCCGACATCGTTGCCATGGGCCTCGATGCCTCGACAGTGCGCCGCGCCTTCAAGCGTCGTTTCGGCATGAGCTTTCTCGAAATGGCGCGGCTGCGCCGGTTGGGGCAGGCGGCGGAACGGCTGATGTCAGGTGACAGCGTCGTCGGCGCGCAGGTCGAGGCGGGTTTCGATTCCGGCAGCGGATTTCGCGCGGCTGTCACCCGGCTGCTTGGCGAGGCGCCGGCCAAGCTGCGCGGCAAGACCATGCTCAAGGCCGACTGGATCGAGACGCCCATCGGCCCGATGATCGCCATCGCCGACCAACACGCCCTGCACATTCTCGAATTCCTCGAGCGCAAGGCGCTGGCGACAGAGGTGCGCAAGCTGCAGGCGGTCACCGGTTCGGCAATAGCCTTCGGCAGGGCGGCACCGATCGACCAGATCGAGGCGGAACTCTCCGCCTATTTCGCGGGCACATCTGCAGAGTTCGCCACTCGGCTTGCGCCGCAGGGCACGTCCTTCGAGCGTCAGGTCTGGGATGGCCTGCGCCGCGTTCCGGCAGGTGTCTCGGTGACCTATTCCGGTCTTGCCGCCGAGATCGGCAATCCCGCAGCCGTACGTGCGGTCGGCCGCGCCAACGGCGCCAACCCGATCGCCATCGTCATTCCGTGCCACAGGGTCGTCGGCGCCAGCGGTGATCTGACAGGTTATGGCGGCGGCCTCTGGCGCAAGCGCTGGCTGCTCGAACACGAGCGGCGCATGACTGCTGGTTAG